The Chloroflexota bacterium region GAGCGCGATGCGCCAGCCGAACCCAGCGGGAAGGGCCGCCTCCCCGGAGACGCCGATGGCGAGACAGGCGATGGCGGCGGCCGCCAGGCCGCCGCTCAGCATGTCGAGTCGTGACCCTGCCAGGCGGGGCCGCCCTGGGGCCTTGAGCATCACCGCCAGCACCAGCGCGCCGATGGGGATGTTAATCCAGAAAAGCCACCGCCAGTCCACGAAGTGCAGGATGCCGCCGCCGTAGAGCGGCCCCAGCACCGAGCCCCCTTCGGCGACGGCGGCCACAAGGCCGATGGCCATGCCGCGCCTGGACGGGGGAAGCGTTTCGCTCGCTAGGGCCAGCGTCACGGGGATCAGCGCGCCGCCGCCGATGGCCTGCACCACCCGCGCCGCCACGATCCACGCCAGGCTATCGCCCAGGGCCACCAGCACGGAGCCCAGGATAAAGAGCAGCATCGCCCCGGCATAGGCGGGGCGATAGCCCAAGACATCGGCCGCGCGGCCCAAGAGCGGCAACGCGGCCGTGAAACCCACCAGATAGCCGTTGATCACCCATGCGCCCTCATCAATCCGCGTCACCGGAAGTTCGATATCGAGGAAGATTTCCGGCAGCGCCGTGACCACCACCGTCTGATCGAGTGAGGCGAGGAAGACGCCGACGCAGGCGGCGATGAGGGCAATGGTGGGCGAAAGCGCGGCGGGTCCCTGGGCCTGGCGGGGCTTCACAGGCCTCCTATTGCGGCGCCGCGATGGCGAACGTCTGGTTGAAGCTGGAAAGCTCCAGCACCCGGCTCATCCCCGGCGGCTCGCCCTCCGAGATGCGGCCGAAGAGCTTCGCCTCCCGCATGAGGCTGTCCCGCGCGCCGATGAGGATATCCACGTCCACCCGGGCCCCTTCCAGCGCGCCCGTGGTCATGAACGCCACCGAGGTTGCCGGGATGCTGCCCTTCACCCGGTACGTCTCCGCGCCGTCCGTCGCCGGGCCGGCCGATACCACCGGCCCGCTCATGCTCCGCATGATCTGCACAAGCCCCTTCTCCGCGTCCAGGAAGGCCAGGAGGCCCAGGGCATAGTCATAGGTCTGCCACCGGCCCGTGAGGGGATTGGTCACATAGGTGCGGTCGTTCGCGCTGATGACCTTCAGCTCCACAGGAAACCCGGCCACCCGGGCGGCGAACTGCGCCTCCATCTTGTCCGGGTGCACCAGCGACCCCTTCGCGCTCCTAAGAGCCAGGCCATCCGGCAGCGGCGTCTCGCCATTCTCGTTCGTCAGGGAAAAGCGGATGGAGCGCACCTGGGCCATCGCCTGGGCCGACCTGGCAAGCAGCGTCTCCGCGGGCGGCAAACCCTCCCGGGACGATGGCGCGCCCTCACTGCCGCAGGCCGTCGCCGCAAGGAGCGCGGCGCACGCCCCCGCCATGATGGAGAGCTGGAGGAAAAAGCCCCGCGCGCCTTGAAGAATCTTCGCCATGTACGGCATTATAGCCACTGGTAAGAACTGACTCTCCGGTCGACGCGTATCCTTTCTCGAGGCCTATGTGAAATCCCTTCGTCCGGTCATCGCCCTCCTCATCGCCGCCTGCCTCATCGTCGCGGCATGCGAGAGCGACGCGCCCTCTTCGCCGACGGCCACCGCGACGCCTCCAACCCGGGAGCCGACGGCTCCCCTCGTCTCCGCGCCATCGCCATCACCTTCGCCATCGCCCACGGCAACAGCCGCGCCGGCGCCAACGCCGACCCAGTCTCCGCCGCCCTTCATCCCCATCCCGTCGCCGCCCCGGGGCGACCCACGGGAGATCGCCGCGCGCCTGCGCTTGAAGCAAGAGAGGCCCATCCCGCCCCTGCCGCGACGAGAGACCGACTACCAGACAGGCCGCGAGGAGACCTTCAACATCCTGGACCTCGATGGCCGCAAGAGCTTCACCATAGATGCCGAACTGCGATTCGTCTCGCCCAACGCCTATTTCTACGTGCAAAAAGGCAGGAGCGTCAGCGGGCAATCGCTTGAGCAATCGGCCAGGGAACTGGAGGAAAAGATCATCCCAGCGGTGAAGCGCCTCGCCAATCCCAGTTGGCAGCCGGGCGCGGGCTTAGACAGCCGCATCAGCATCCTCCACGGCGATATCCCC contains the following coding sequences:
- a CDS encoding MFS transporter, with protein sequence MKPRQAQGPAALSPTIALIAACVGVFLASLDQTVVVTALPEIFLDIELPVTRIDEGAWVINGYLVGFTAALPLLGRAADVLGYRPAYAGAMLLFILGSVLVALGDSLAWIVAARVVQAIGGGALIPVTLALASETLPPSRRGMAIGLVAAVAEGGSVLGPLYGGGILHFVDWRWLFWINIPIGALVLAVMLKAPGRPRLAGSRLDMLSGGLAAAAIACLAIGVSGEAALPAGFGWRIALLALGGAALAAFLARQAASRDALLPLRLLKHRAIIGSSAANLLIGGALILALVNIPLMTDTIMGQPPLEGGLRLLRLTAMIPVGAIIGGWLTQRAGHHVVLAAGLGCSAAGFFLLGRWPLDVGGPRMTLELMLTGLGFGLVIAPVTVAALDAAEAAQRATAAALVTVTRMTGMILGLAALSSWGKERFQTLVGRVPAESEHYEELVRRATLSFFHEIFVVAAAVCLVGLATAWLLKGRR
- a CDS encoding LppX_LprAFG lipoprotein, giving the protein MAIMPYMAKILQGARGFFLQLSIMAGACAALLAATACGSEGAPSSREGLPPAETLLARSAQAMAQVRSIRFSLTNENGETPLPDGLALRSAKGSLVHPDKMEAQFAARVAGFPVELKVISANDRTYVTNPLTGRWQTYDYALGLLAFLDAEKGLVQIMRSMSGPVVSAGPATDGAETYRVKGSIPATSVAFMTTGALEGARVDVDILIGARDSLMREAKLFGRISEGEPPGMSRVLELSSFNQTFAIAAPQ